From a single Maylandia zebra isolate NMK-2024a linkage group LG3, Mzebra_GT3a, whole genome shotgun sequence genomic region:
- the LOC101476620 gene encoding atrial natriuretic peptide receptor 1, whose protein sequence is MKKQQRLWFLFWVSVCGVGLVFCWHDLDNSEYDCWPLDRPNEYNMIDCGGLEMAWVLRPPELIKSGEVFSVIYSVTAQDSFYHWAVQNRVFTQSDIEDAESARRFCEHHECPANWKDANGENCCIHHANIHSCPLGYMTTESICGPWIPDDGKIFTHTVSTSGKMTQTNWTAKVVLFHPGLNSLIAHIRVGTMQVALEAKTTVLPAVVCGDGVCEEAEFCSTCPADCGECPMSPSTKIAIGLPLSLLCLSFIMTAVWLRYQKQKMLWDESWIIDFSTIKQDQEGHMTMGSIMSVPVGNNDSHTSCVSALSTCTGQLGTRKTMFTCTGIYDGRTVAIKRIHTKTFSLSKTIRQEVKQVRELDHPNLCKFIGGCVEVPNVAIVTEYCPKGSLNDVLLNEEIPLNWGFRFSFATDIARGMSYLHQHKICHGRLNSLNCVLDDRWVCKITDYGLGTYRTGDGAEPLSTYQQRLLEVYLPPEFQDSNTEPTLAGDVFSYSIILLEIATRSDPVPAEESNLECSWCPPLPELISSKADNTCPCPADYVELIRRCRSHNPTHRPTFEQIKKFVHRINPIKTSPVDMMMNLMEKYSKHLEVLVAERTQDLMHEKQKTDRLLYSMLPKQVADDLRQGKPSQAQSYVSATIYFSDIVGFTQLSSSSTPYQVVDFLNKLYTTFDDIIDNYDVYKVETIGDAYMVVSGVPQENGILHASEIASMALDLVGVCRTFRIPHKPNTQLQIRAGIHSGPVVAGVVGTKMPRYCLFGDTVNTASRMESTSVALKIQCSSSVFYLLEEIGGYVLECRGTLQVKGKGDMVTYWLEGKKTSLVSKDIIADPKTAKLITTETEEEAEKKQELYSSIPGYLNDDLLLDPA, encoded by the exons ATGAAGAAACaacaaagactttggtttcTGTTCTGG GTGTCTGTTTGTGGTGTTGGTCTGGTGTTTTGCTGGCACGATTTGGACAACAGCGAGTACGACTGTTGGCCTCTGGACAGGCCCAACGAGTACAACATGATCGACTGTGGAG GTCTGGAGATGGCTTGGGTTCTTCGTCCTCCAGAGTTGATAAAGAGTGGTGAGGTATTCAGTGTCATATACTCGGTGACCGCCCAGGACTCTTTCTACCACTGGGCCGTCCAAAACCGCGTCTTCACTCAAAG TGACATAGAAGACGCTGAATCAGCTCGGAGGTTCTGTGAACATCACGAATGTCCGGCCAACTGGAAAGATGCAAATGGCGAGAACTGCTGCATTCACCACGCTAACATCCACTCCTGCCCGCTGGGATACATG ACAACAGAGAGCATTTGTGGCCCCTGGATTCCTGATGATGGAAAAATCTTCACACATACCGTCTCGACCTCTGGGAAGATGACCCAGACCAACTGGACCGCGAAG GTGGTTCTGTTTCATCCTGGCTTAAACTCACTCATCGCTCACATTCGGGTCGGTaccatgcaggttgccctggaGGCCAAAACCACCGTGTTGCCTGCTGTGG TCTGTGGTGATGGTGTCTGTGAGGAGGCGGAGTTTTGTTCCACCTGTCCAGCTGACTGTGGTGAATGCCCTATGTCCCCTTCCACGAAGATTGCCATCGGTCTGCCACTCAGTCTGCTCTGCCTCTCCTTCATAATGACTGCTGTG TGGCTAAGGTACCAGAAACAGAAAATGTTGTGGGACGAAAGCTGGATCATCGACTTCtctacaataaaacaag aTCAAGAGGGGCACATGACCATGGGCAGCATAATGAGTGTACCAGTGGGGAACAATGACAGTCATACTAGCTGTGTATCAGCGCTAAGCACCTGTACAGGACAACTGGGAACCCGAAAAACAATGTTCACCTGCACTGGCATATA TGATGGGCGCACCGTGGCTATCAAAAGGATTCACACAAAGACGTTCTCTCTGTCCAAAACCATCAGACAGGAAGTCAAGCAAGTCAG GGAGCTTGATCACCCCAACCTGTGTAAGTTTATCGGTGGCTGTGTTGAGGTGCCaaatgttgccatagtgacagaGTACTGCCCAAAAGGAAGCCTTAACGATGTCCTTCTTAACGAGGAGATCCCACTTAACTGGGGATTCAG GTTTTCCTTCGCCACAGACATCGCCAGAGGGATGTCGTACCTGCACCAACATAAGATCTGTCACGGCCGACTGAATTCTCTAAACTGTGTCTTAGACGACCGCTGGGTCTGCAAAATAACAG ATTACGGTCTGGGAACCTACCGCACGGGCGATGGGGCGGAGCCTCTTTCCACCTATCAGCAGAGGCTCTTGGAAGTGTACTTGCCGCCTGAGTTTCAGGACTCTAACACGGAGCCAACGCTGGCAGGAGATGTGTTCAG ttattccatcaTCCTGCTGGAGATTGCAACTCGCAGTGATCCGGTCCCT GCAGAGGAGTCAAACCTCGAGTGTTCCtggtgtcctcctcttcctgaaTTGATCTCCAGTAAAGCTGACAACACCTGCCCCTGTCCCGCTGACTATGTAGAG CTGATTCGGCGATGTCGCTCTCATAACCCTACCCACAGACCTACCTTTGAACAGATCAAGAAGTTTGTGCATCGAATTAACCCCATCAAAACCAGCCCAGTGGACATGATGATGAACCTG ATGGAGAAATACAGCAAACATCTGGAGGTGTTGGTGGCTGAGCGGACTCAGGATCTGATGCAtgagaaacagaaaactgatagGCTGCTATACA GTATGCTTCCCAAACAGGTTGCTGATGACCTCCGTCAGGGAAAACCCTCCCAAGCTCAGAGCTATGTCAGTGCTACCATCTACTTCAG tgaTATAGTGGGCTTCACCCAGCTGTCCAGCAGCAGCACTCCTTACCAGGTCGTGGACTTCCTTAACAAGCTCTACACAACTTTCGATGACATCATTGACAATTATGATGTCTACAAGGTAGAAACCATCGGAGACGCAT aTATGGTGGTCTCTGGTGTTCCACAGGAGAACGGGATACTCCACGCCTCAGAGATCGCCAGCATGGCTCTGGATCTGGTGGGCGTCTGTCGCACCTTCAGGATCCCCCATAAACCCAACACTCAGCTGCAGATACGAGCTGGGATACACTCCG GTCCAGTGGTGGCAGGGGTGGTTGGGACAAAGATGCCTCGTTACTGCCTGTTTGGAGATACAGTGAACACAGCATCGAGGATGGAGTCAACAAGCGTTG CCCTGAAGATCCAGTGCAGCTCCAGTGTCTTTTACCTACTGGAAGAGATTGGTGGCTACGTGTTGGAGTGCAGAGGAACACTTCAGGTCAAG GGTAAAGGTGACATGGTTACTTACTGGTTGGAAGGGAAGAAGACTTCTCTGGTCTCCAAGGACATCATTGCAGACCCAAAGACAGCCAAACTCATCACCACGGAGACAGAAGAGGAAGCAGAGAAGAAGCAAGAGCTGTATTCATCAATACCGGGGTATCTGAATGACGATCTTCTCCTGGACCCAGCCTGA